One region of Flavobacterium sp. GSB-24 genomic DNA includes:
- a CDS encoding phosphoribosyltransferase family protein codes for MINYLINLFFPKVCDGCRAILLQNEIVFCTSCRHEIPLTQYHLDPKNQAVKKFYGKIDIQFASTFLYFNKKGMVQELIHNLKYKGHEEIGTVLGNWYAEDLKEIQLTIPFDAVIPVPLHPKKFKERGYNQVTTFGKALAEGLKIPYNDSVLYRKKYSKTQSKKNLLGRSENIENIFDAVLTEENRNKHFLIVDDVLTTGATLEACSRALLKIPGTKISIVCMAMANS; via the coding sequence GTGATTAATTACCTAATAAATCTATTTTTCCCTAAAGTCTGTGATGGATGCCGAGCTATTTTACTGCAAAATGAAATTGTTTTCTGTACTTCCTGCCGTCACGAAATACCTCTTACTCAATATCATTTAGACCCAAAAAATCAAGCTGTAAAAAAGTTTTACGGCAAGATTGATATTCAATTTGCTTCGACATTTTTATATTTTAATAAAAAAGGAATGGTTCAGGAATTAATTCACAACCTAAAATATAAAGGTCATGAAGAAATTGGAACTGTTTTAGGAAACTGGTATGCCGAAGATTTAAAAGAAATTCAATTGACAATTCCTTTTGATGCTGTAATTCCAGTTCCTTTACATCCAAAAAAATTTAAGGAACGTGGTTATAATCAGGTTACAACTTTTGGAAAGGCTTTAGCCGAAGGTTTAAAAATTCCTTATAACGATTCGGTTTTATACCGAAAGAAATATTCTAAAACACAATCTAAAAAGAATCTTTTGGGAAGATCTGAAAACATCGAAAATATTTTTGATGCAGTTTTGACAGAAGAAAATCGCAATAAACATTTTTTAATTGTTGATGATGTCCTGACAACTGGCGCAACACTCGAAGCTTGTTCTAGAGCATTACTAAAAATTCCAGGAACAAAAATTAGTATTGTCTGCATGGCGATGGCGAACTCTTAG
- a CDS encoding reprolysin-like metallopeptidase, with protein MKAQNNVLWQKVTSSSSLSRKANVLDSGKLYYKLNADLLSAKLASTTSKSALSNTTEITIPNTEGTLERFSVWESSNFDPELQAKYPEIRAYEGRGIDDKNAKIHFSVAPIGFQTMVFRVAKPTEYIEQNPDDKSEYVVFKSADNADSKMRLDCKTANLVSENKASNTAKTTSNAKQFKTFRLALSCTGEYTAFFGGTKAGALAGMNATLTRVNGVFDRDLSVKVVLIANNDAVIYTDASTDPYSVPSVGAADPGGTWGQEVQTTLTNVIGNANYDIGHLFGGSGGGGNANCIGCVCVNPTSSVPLGKGSAYTSPSDAKPQGDTFDIDFVAHEMGHQLGGSHTFSHAGEGTGTQYEPGSGSTIMAYAGVTRNYDVQSNSDDYFSYGSINQIQNNLAGKTCPVTTAITNNPPIINAGADYTIPISTPFVLTGTGSDSEGNSITYTWEQFDSAITTFGSNSIAYPTKPDGPMFRSLPPTTSPVRYMPALNSVLNNQLTTTWESVSSIAKTMNFTLTGRDNAPDGTAQTNTDAMVVTVSASVGPFALTSQNVDNVGWEKGSTQTVTWSVNNTNTLPGSTNVNIKLSLDGGLTFPITLVANTLNDGSETILIPSNIEASTNCRVLIEPVNNIYYAVNSNPFAVGYTVSTSCSTYNFEGGYSTGNGSTFISKTVAVPASTGTISDVNVSVNVTHARFSDLEIQIVSPSGTVVSLFNKSCGSTNSTLALQFDDSGTALNCNATTSQIVIPASLLSAFNGENQQGNWTFRVRDAVLGALGTINSASVNICNRTYTLGNSDFENIDFALYPNPNKGNFTIQFNRDSVKEIKIYVHDILGKYVYSNTFQGSGYFIQDIQLPNVPNGLYLVTVIDGDKRTIRKILVN; from the coding sequence ATGAAAGCTCAAAACAATGTTTTATGGCAAAAAGTAACTTCTTCATCATCGCTTTCGCGAAAAGCAAACGTTTTAGATTCGGGAAAACTGTATTATAAATTAAATGCAGATCTGCTTAGTGCCAAACTTGCCTCTACTACAAGTAAATCAGCTTTAAGCAATACAACCGAAATAACGATTCCTAATACAGAAGGAACTTTAGAACGTTTTTCGGTTTGGGAATCCTCTAATTTTGATCCTGAATTGCAAGCCAAATATCCAGAAATTAGAGCTTATGAAGGACGAGGAATAGATGATAAAAATGCTAAAATACATTTTAGTGTTGCTCCAATCGGATTTCAGACCATGGTTTTTCGTGTAGCAAAACCAACAGAATATATTGAACAAAATCCAGATGATAAATCAGAATATGTTGTGTTTAAATCTGCAGATAATGCAGATTCGAAAATGCGACTGGATTGTAAAACAGCCAATTTAGTTTCAGAAAATAAAGCATCAAATACAGCAAAAACAACTTCTAATGCCAAACAATTTAAAACATTTCGTTTAGCATTATCGTGTACGGGAGAATATACAGCCTTTTTTGGCGGAACAAAAGCCGGAGCATTAGCAGGTATGAATGCAACCTTAACTAGAGTGAATGGTGTTTTTGATAGAGATCTTTCTGTAAAAGTTGTTTTAATTGCTAATAATGATGCAGTTATTTATACAGATGCTTCTACAGATCCTTATTCTGTTCCATCAGTTGGGGCAGCAGATCCTGGAGGAACTTGGGGGCAAGAAGTTCAGACTACTTTGACGAATGTAATTGGTAATGCCAATTATGATATTGGACATTTGTTCGGAGGTTCGGGCGGAGGCGGTAATGCAAATTGTATTGGCTGTGTGTGCGTAAACCCAACTTCTAGTGTTCCTTTAGGAAAAGGGAGTGCCTATACTTCACCATCTGATGCAAAACCTCAAGGAGATACTTTTGATATCGATTTTGTTGCTCACGAAATGGGGCATCAATTGGGAGGATCGCACACTTTTTCTCATGCCGGAGAAGGAACAGGAACACAATATGAACCAGGAAGCGGTTCTACAATTATGGCCTATGCTGGAGTAACAAGAAATTATGATGTTCAAAGTAATTCTGATGATTATTTTTCTTACGGAAGTATCAATCAAATACAGAATAATTTAGCGGGGAAAACTTGTCCGGTAACTACTGCTATAACTAATAATCCGCCAATAATAAACGCAGGAGCAGATTACACAATTCCTATAAGTACACCTTTTGTTTTAACAGGAACGGGCTCAGATTCCGAAGGTAATTCTATAACCTACACTTGGGAGCAGTTTGACAGTGCAATTACCACTTTTGGATCTAATAGTATTGCTTATCCAACAAAACCAGACGGACCAATGTTTAGATCACTCCCGCCCACAACTTCACCAGTTCGTTATATGCCAGCTTTAAATTCTGTGCTCAATAATCAGTTGACGACAACTTGGGAATCTGTTTCGTCTATAGCAAAAACAATGAATTTTACTTTAACAGGAAGAGATAACGCGCCAGATGGAACAGCTCAAACCAATACAGATGCAATGGTTGTTACAGTAAGTGCTTCTGTAGGACCGTTTGCGCTAACTTCTCAGAATGTTGATAATGTTGGCTGGGAAAAAGGATCAACACAAACGGTTACTTGGAGTGTCAATAATACCAATACACTTCCAGGCTCTACAAATGTCAATATAAAATTATCTCTAGATGGAGGTTTAACGTTTCCAATTACACTAGTTGCAAATACTTTAAATGACGGTTCTGAAACTATATTGATTCCATCCAATATTGAAGCGTCTACCAATTGCAGAGTTTTGATAGAACCTGTAAATAATATTTATTATGCTGTAAATAGTAATCCATTTGCAGTTGGCTATACAGTTTCTACAAGTTGTTCTACATATAACTTTGAAGGCGGATATTCGACTGGTAACGGAAGCACCTTTATTAGCAAAACTGTTGCAGTGCCAGCGTCAACAGGAACTATCTCAGATGTAAATGTATCTGTGAATGTTACGCATGCAAGATTTTCAGATCTTGAAATTCAGATTGTAAGTCCAAGTGGAACAGTTGTAAGTTTATTTAATAAAAGCTGCGGCAGTACAAATTCAACTCTAGCACTTCAGTTTGATGACAGCGGAACTGCTTTAAATTGTAATGCGACTACAAGTCAAATTGTAATTCCAGCTAGTTTATTAAGTGCTTTTAATGGAGAAAATCAACAAGGAAATTGGACTTTTAGAGTGCGAGATGCAGTTCTTGGAGCTTTAGGAACAATAAATTCTGCTTCAGTAAACATCTGCAATAGAACGTATACACTTGGAAATTCAGATTTTGAAAATATAGATTTTGCCTTGTATCCAAATCCAAACAAAGGAAATTTTACCATTCAATTTAACCGAGATTCAGTAAAAGAGATAAAAATTTATGTTCATGATATTTTGGGAAAATACGTTTACAGTAATACTTTTCAAGGTTCAGGATATTTTATTCAAGATATTCAATTACCAAATGTACCAAATGGATTATATCTAGTTACGGTTATTGATGGAGATAAAAGAACAATCAGGAAAATTTTGGTGAATTAA
- a CDS encoding bifunctional riboflavin kinase/FAD synthetase: MKLFHSINDFQSTKKTILTLGTFDGVHIGHKKILERITQNTENGKYESLVLTFFPHPRMVLQEKSEIKLLNTISEKTELLEATGIENLIVHPFNESFSRLTAEEFVHTILVDKFQIQKIIIGHDHRFGRNRTANIDDLIAFGKEYDFEVEQISAEEIQDVSVSSTKIRNALKEGNMALANEYLGYNYFLNGTVVKGKQLGRTIGFPTANIYIEEDYKLIPKIGVYVVEAFINEEIVYGMMNIGFNPTVNGDKQTIEVHLFNFDKDIYDQNIKVSLLHYIREEQKFGSVDALKAQLHQDQIEALAFINLL; encoded by the coding sequence TTGAAGCTCTTTCATTCTATAAACGATTTTCAGTCAACCAAGAAAACAATTTTAACTCTTGGTACCTTTGACGGCGTGCATATTGGTCATAAAAAAATTCTGGAACGAATTACACAAAATACTGAAAACGGAAAATACGAAAGTCTTGTACTTACTTTTTTTCCGCATCCGCGAATGGTTCTGCAAGAAAAATCAGAGATCAAATTGCTGAATACTATTAGCGAAAAAACAGAACTCCTTGAGGCAACTGGTATAGAAAACTTAATTGTTCATCCGTTCAACGAAAGTTTTTCAAGATTGACTGCAGAAGAGTTTGTTCATACTATTTTGGTGGATAAATTCCAGATTCAGAAAATTATTATTGGACATGATCATCGTTTTGGACGCAATCGAACTGCTAACATTGATGATTTAATTGCTTTTGGAAAAGAGTATGATTTTGAAGTAGAACAAATATCTGCCGAAGAAATTCAAGATGTTTCGGTAAGTTCCACTAAAATCAGAAATGCTTTAAAAGAAGGAAATATGGCTTTGGCCAACGAATATCTAGGATACAATTACTTCTTAAACGGAACGGTGGTAAAAGGAAAACAGCTGGGAAGAACTATTGGTTTTCCTACTGCAAATATTTACATTGAAGAAGATTATAAACTAATTCCAAAAATTGGTGTTTATGTTGTAGAAGCTTTTATAAACGAAGAAATTGTTTATGGAATGATGAATATTGGCTTTAACCCTACGGTTAATGGTGACAAACAGACTATAGAAGTTCATCTTTTTAATTTCGACAAAGATATTTACGATCAAAATATTAAAGTTTCGTTGCTGCATTATATCCGCGAAGAACAAAAATTTGGTTCTGTAGATGCGTTAAAAGCGCAGCTTCATCAAGATCAAATTGAGGCCTTGGCTTTCATAAATCTTCTTTAA
- the bioB gene encoding biotin synthase BioB: MSITKHNWTKDEIIAIYNKPLMDLLYEAATIHRQQHDPNVVQVSTLLSIKTGGCPEDCGYCPQAARYNTGVEGNDLMTVSQVKAQALRAKSNGSSRVCMGAAWRNVKDGEEFDQVLEMVRTINKLDMEVCCTLGMLTENQAHRLAEAGLYAYNHNLDTSEEYYKDVISTRGFEDRLQTIENVRKTNVTVCSGGIIGMGESIEDRAGMLVALSTLNPQPESVPINALVAVEGTPMEDEKPVEIWEMIRMVATTRIVMPETQVRLSAGRTNMSREGQAMCFFAGANSIFAGDKLLTTPNPDVNEDMKMFETLGMMAQKPFIKIMQPKTVEASDSQFNSLGEKPKWSRPNHKIERNIDASIRSKK, from the coding sequence ATGAGCATTACAAAACATAACTGGACAAAAGACGAAATAATTGCCATCTACAATAAACCATTGATGGATCTGCTTTATGAAGCAGCTACAATTCACAGACAGCAACACGACCCAAACGTAGTTCAAGTCTCCACTTTACTTTCTATAAAAACAGGCGGATGTCCAGAAGATTGTGGCTATTGTCCGCAGGCTGCTAGATACAATACGGGAGTTGAAGGAAATGATCTAATGACTGTAAGTCAGGTAAAAGCTCAAGCTTTGAGAGCTAAATCTAATGGATCTTCTCGTGTCTGCATGGGAGCAGCTTGGAGAAATGTAAAAGATGGTGAAGAATTTGATCAGGTTTTAGAAATGGTCCGTACGATTAACAAACTTGATATGGAAGTTTGCTGCACTTTAGGAATGCTTACAGAAAATCAGGCGCATCGTTTGGCAGAAGCAGGTTTATATGCTTATAATCACAACTTAGATACATCTGAAGAATATTATAAAGATGTAATTTCAACTCGTGGTTTTGAGGACCGTTTACAAACTATTGAAAATGTTCGCAAAACAAATGTTACAGTTTGCAGCGGAGGAATTATCGGAATGGGAGAAAGTATTGAAGACAGAGCTGGAATGCTTGTAGCTCTTTCTACTTTAAATCCACAGCCAGAATCTGTTCCAATTAATGCATTAGTCGCTGTTGAAGGAACTCCAATGGAGGATGAAAAACCAGTAGAAATCTGGGAAATGATTCGAATGGTTGCCACTACACGAATTGTAATGCCAGAAACACAAGTTCGTTTGTCTGCAGGAAGAACAAATATGTCACGTGAAGGTCAGGCAATGTGCTTTTTTGCAGGAGCAAATTCGATATTTGCAGGAGATAAATTACTTACTACTCCAAATCCTGATGTAAATGAGGATATGAAAATGTTCGAAACTTTGGGAATGATGGCGCAAAAACCTTTTATTAAAATAATGCAGCCCAAAACAGTTGAAGCTTCCGATTCTCAATTTAATTCTTTGGGAGAAAAACCTAAATGGTCACGACCAAATCATAAAATAGAAAGAAATATTGATGCTTCGATCAGATCAAAAAAATAA
- a CDS encoding cupin-like domain-containing protein, with amino-acid sequence MKLKEIERVKKISKEDFISQYVKKQIPVVVEELTEDWPAYQKWKLSYINDIAGDITVPLYDDRPVNHEEGFNEAHMKMKMSDYINLLESKPTNYRIFLYNLMKDVPTLKNDFLWPDIGLKLVKQLPMLFFGGENARVFMHYDIDYSNILHFHFHGEKQCMIFAPDQSKYMYKVPHALISREDIDFDNPDYEKFPALKNAEGYITNLKHGEMLYMPEGYWHYMKYLTPGFSMSLRAFPKNIANLSKAAYNVFIMRHFDIMMRKIKGQKWIDYKNEKAITNTNENLRRSA; translated from the coding sequence ATGAAATTAAAAGAAATAGAAAGGGTTAAGAAAATCTCTAAAGAAGATTTTATTTCCCAATATGTAAAAAAACAAATTCCAGTTGTTGTTGAAGAACTGACCGAAGACTGGCCGGCTTATCAAAAATGGAAATTATCCTATATTAATGATATCGCAGGTGATATCACCGTTCCTTTGTACGATGATAGGCCTGTAAACCATGAAGAAGGATTTAATGAAGCTCATATGAAAATGAAAATGAGCGACTATATTAACCTTTTAGAATCAAAACCCACCAATTACCGCATTTTTCTTTATAATTTAATGAAGGATGTGCCGACGCTAAAAAATGATTTTTTATGGCCGGATATTGGTCTCAAATTAGTCAAACAATTACCAATGCTTTTTTTTGGCGGAGAAAACGCAAGGGTTTTTATGCATTATGATATTGATTATTCTAATATTCTTCATTTTCATTTTCATGGAGAAAAGCAATGTATGATTTTCGCACCAGACCAGTCAAAATATATGTATAAAGTACCTCATGCTTTAATTTCGAGAGAAGATATTGATTTTGATAATCCTGATTATGAAAAATTTCCTGCTCTAAAAAATGCTGAAGGATATATTACGAATCTAAAACATGGAGAAATGTTATATATGCCAGAAGGATATTGGCATTATATGAAGTATTTGACACCTGGTTTTTCTATGAGTCTTCGTGCTTTTCCTAAAAATATTGCCAATCTATCTAAAGCCGCCTATAATGTTTTTATTATGCGTCACTTTGATATTATGATGCGAAAAATTAAAGGCCAGAAATGGATTGATTATAAAAACGAAAAGGCGATTACAAATACAAACGAAAATTTACGCCGCAGCGCTTAA